A genomic segment from Sander vitreus isolate 19-12246 chromosome 3, sanVit1, whole genome shotgun sequence encodes:
- the LOC144513704 gene encoding neurobeachin-like, which produces MLQDVKATVTHSIHSAIHSIGGIQVLFPLFAQLDYHQLNDSQVEPTVCATLLAFLVELLKSSVAMQEQMLGGKGFLVIGYMLEKSSRGHITRAVLEQFLSFAKYLDGLTHGAPLLKQLCDHILFNAAIWIHTPAKVQLSLYTYLSAEFIGTATIYNTIRRVGTVLQLMYTLKYYHWAVNPADSSGISPKGLDGPRPTQKEIISLRAFMLLFLKQLILKDRGVKEDELQSILNYLLTMHEDENLHDVLQLLAALMSEHPASMIPAFDQRNGIRVIYKLMASKSEGIRVQSLKVLGYFLKHLGHKRKVEIMHTHSLFTLLGERLMLHTNTVTVTTYNTLYEILTEQVCTQVVHKPHPEPDSTVRIQNPMILKVVATLLKNSAPSTELMEVRRLFLSDMIKLFSNSRENRRCLLQCSVWQDWMFSVGYINPKNSDEQKITEMVYNIFRILLYHAIKHEWGGWRVWVDTLSIAHSKVTYEAHKEYLAKMYEEYQRQEEENIKKGKKGLVSTISGLSAQASGINGAIEIREMDDNSQTPESEKDYESADSHNLLAEGKGPEMGLRGTEATVDGVRVEVHHLLVDIKAEKVEATEVKLDDMETLGVSENGALVEVDSLLDNVYCAAVEKLNSNVNSVLLPKGSMADHNAPPLITLDDDKDSIPNSNNFLFGKVAGSMGDELLPDLSTAAPLVLPSPEPSVHDSAGDELGLLAHMTGSSELGCLPSILEKDEFELQAAFEGISSVAGAEAEASSKSPEVRMVSAAAPSEGDPSAVKTSSAADATSNTSDTDDGKDKEMKKIQTTATTQSLHGRLASQMERDIRVDLGLRGTPMTEEQRQQFSPGPRTTMFRIPEFKWSAMHQRLLTDLLCALESDVHVWRSHATKSVMDFVNSNENIIFVHNAIHLISQMVDNIIIACGGILPLLSAATSPTTESENVEATQGMSSETAITFLSRLMVMVDVLVFSSSLNFSEIEAEKNMSSGGLMRQCLRLVCCVAVRNCLECRQRHRDRGLKYSITNNNKTHENLQNAVTSNKDPDRLLQDVDISRLRAVVFRDVDDSKQAQFLALAVVYFISVLMVSKYRDILEPQRETARISQSGRSMRQEINSPTSTETPFDSCKDRPAPSDLHMESSLPHTDSGIREEQVASVLNGSDLDNSVGHIISTLSSEVKKSQESVSESLSVEVLKPSSSIISISQPKKGINVKEILKSLVAAPVEGMEAGLEPVSYPDPAANAQAMLPMQFHSFDSLAVNTVGSSSSTSAGLTAGSTPNIFAAASATPKSMINTTGAHCYH; this is translated from the exons ATGCTACAG GATGTAAAAGCCACAGTGACTCACTCCATCCACAGTGCCATCCATTCCATTGGTGGGATCCAGGTCCTCTTCCCGCTCTTCGCTCAGCTGGACTACCATCAGCTGAACGACAGCCAGGTGGAACCCACTGTATG TGCCACTCTCCTGGCCTTTCTAGTTGAGCTGCTGAAAAGCTCTGTGGCCATGCAGGAGCAGATGCTGGGAGGAAAGGGCTTTCTGGTGATTGGATACATGCTCGAGAAG TCATCACGTGGACACATCACCAGGGCTGTATTAGAGCAGTTCCTCTCCTTTGCAAAGTATCTGGACGGGCTGACACACGGGGCACCACTGCTGAAGCAGCTGTGTGACCACATCCTGTTCAATGCTGCCATCTGGATCCACACCCCTGCCAAG GTACAGCTATCTCTGTACACATACCTTTCTGCGGAGTTCATCGGCACGGCAACCATCTACAACACAATTCGTCGAGTGGGCACAGTGCTTCAGCTCATGTATACACTAAAGTACTACCACTGGGCCGTCAACCCTGCAGACAGCAGCGGCATCTCACCAAAGGGTCTTG ATGGTCCAAGGCCGACCCAGAAAGAAATAATTTCTCTGCGGGCATTCATGCTTCTCTTTCTCAAGCAACTCATCCTGAAG GACCGGGGTGTGAAGGAAGATGAGCTGCAGAGCATCCTAAACTATTTGTTGACGATGCATGAG GATGAGAATCTGCATGATGTGTTGCAGCTGCTGGCAGCCCTCATGTCTGAGCATCCAGCCTCTATGATCCCTGCTTTTGACCAGAGAAATGGAATACG GGTAATCTACAAGCTCATGGCCTCAAAGAGTGAAGGCATTCGAGTACAATCCCTCAAAGTCCTTGGGTACTTCCTCAAGCATTTGGGCCACAA GAGGAAGGTGGagatcatgcacacacacagcctcttcACTCTCCTGGGAGAGAGGCTAATGCTGCACACCAACACTGTGACCGTGACGACCTACAACACTCTGTACGAG ATTCTGACAGAGCAGGTGTGCACACAGGTAGTTCACAAACCTCATCCTGAGCCCGACTCCACTGTCAGGATTCAGAACCCAA TGATTCTCAAGGTGGTAGCCACCTTATTGAAGAACTCCGCCCCCAGCACAGAGCTGATGGAAGTTCGTCGGCTCTTCCTTTCGGACATGATCAAACTGTTCAGCAACAGCCGGGAGAACAGACG GTGTCTGCTTCAGTGCTCCGTATGGCAggactggatgttttctgtcGGCTACATCAACCCTAAAAACTCTGACGAGCAGAAGATCACTGAGATGGTGTACAACATCTTTCGTATTCTGCTCTACCATGCCATCAAGCATGAGTGGGGAGGATGGCGCGTGTGGGTGGACACACTCTCTATAGCCCACTCTAAG GTGACATACGAGGCACATAAAGAGTACTTGGCTAAGATGTATGAAGAGTACCAGCGTCAGGAGGAGGAGAATATTAAGAAAGGGAAGAAGGGTTTGGTCAGCACCATCTCTGGTCTATCTGCTCAGGCGTCTGGCATCAATGGCGCAATTGAGATCAGAGAAATGGACGACAACTCCCAGACACCTGAGAGCGAGAAGGACTATGAGAGCGCAGACTCTCACAACTTGCTGGCTGAAGGCAAGGGGCCCGAAATGGGTCTCAGAGGGACAGAGGCTACGGTAGATGGGGTCAGGGTCGAAGTACACCATCTTCTGGTGGACATCAAGGCTGAAAAGGTGGAGGCTACAGAGGTTAAGCTAGATGATATGGAAACGCTGGGAGTATCTGAGAACGGAGCACTGGTGGAGGTGGACTCTCTGCTGGATAATGTTTATTGTGCTGCTGTGGAAAAGCTCAACAGCAATGTCAACAGTGTGTTGTTGCCAAAGGGCAGCATGGCTGACCACAATGCACCCCCTCTCATTACTCTAGACGATGACAAGGACAGCATCCCCAACAGCAACAACTTCCTGTTTGGCAAGGTGGCAGGCAGCATGGGAGACGAGCTGCTGCCTGATCTCAGTACAGCTGCGCCGCTGGTGCTGCCCAGCCCAGAGCCTTCAGTCCACGACAGCGCCGGGGATGAACTGGGGCTTCTCGCTCACATGACAGGCAGCTCTGAGCTGGGCTGCTTACCCAGCATCCTGGAGAAGGACGAGTTTGAACTACAGGCCGCCTTCGAGGGCATCAGCTCCGTGGCTGGCGCCGAGGCCGAGGCCTCCTCCAAAAGCCCTGAGGTCCGCATGGTCTCCGCCGCCGCGCCGTCTGAAGGGGACCCCTCAGCTGTTAAGACCAGCAGTGCAGCAGATGCAACAAGCAACACCTCTGACACAGATGACGGCAAAGACAAGGAGATGAAGAAGATTCAGACGACGGCCACCACACAG AGTCTGCATGGCCGCCTAGCCTctcagatggagagagacattCGTGTGGACTTGGGCCTCCGGGGGACTCCCATGACAGAAGAACAGCGACAGCAGTTCAGCCCCGGCCCACGCACCACTATGTTCCGCATCCCAGAGTTCAAATGGTCAGCCATGCACCAGAGACTGCTCACTGACCTGCTGTGTGCACTGGAGAGCGACGTCCACGTCTGGAGGAG CCACGCCACCAAATCTGTCATGGACTTTGTTAATAGTAACGAGAACATCATATTTGTCCACAACGCCATCCACCTCATCTCACAAATGGTAGACAACATCATTATCGCTTGTGGAGGGATCTTGCCCCTTCTCTCAGCTGCCACCTCTCCTACT ACGGAGTCTGAGAACGTCGAGGCAACACAGGGCATGTCCTCGGAGACGGCCATCACTTTCCTGTCCCGTCTCATGGTGATGGTAGACGTGTTGGTGTTTTCCAGCTCCCTCAACTTCAGTGAGATTGAGGCTGAGAAGAACATGTCCTCTGGGGGCCTGATGCGTCAGTGCCTCAGACTTG TGTGTTGTGTGGCTGTTAGGAATTGTCTCGAGTGcaggcagagacacagagacagaggacttAAGTATTCCAttaccaacaacaacaagactcatgaaaacctgcaaaatgctGTGACGTCCAACAAG GACCCTGATCGCCTTTTGCAGGATGTGGACATCAGTCGACTGCGCGCCGTGGTGTTTCGTGATGTG GATGACAGTAAGCAAGCCCAATTCCTGGCTTTAGCTGTGGTGTACTTCATCTCTGTGCTCATGGTCTCCAAGTACCGCGACATCCTGGAGCCCCAACGGGAGACTGCCAGGATAAGCCAATCAGGCCGCAGCATGCGTCAGGAGATCAACTCACCAACAAGCACAG AAACACCATTTGACAGCTGTAAGGACCGTCCTGCGCCATCAGACCTTCACATGGAGAGCTCCCTTCCCCACACGGACTCTGGTATCAGAGAGGAGCAGGTAGCCAGTGTCTTGAACGGGTCTGATCTGGATAACAGCGTGGGACATATCATATCTACACTGTCCTCAGAGGTGAAGAAGTCCCAGGAGAGTGTGTCTGAATCACTCAGCGTGGAGGTGCTGAAACCGTCCTCCTCCATTATCAGCATCAGCCAGCCCAAAAAGGGCATCAATGTCAAGGAGATTCTGAAGAGCCTGGTGGCAGCTCCAGTGGAGGGCATGGAGGCCGGGCTGGAGCCTGTGTCCTACCCAGACCCTGCTGCCAACGCCCAGGCCATGCTGCCCATGCAGTTTCACTCCTTTGACAG